In a single window of the Terriglobales bacterium genome:
- a CDS encoding transposase, translating to MPYGLKRYQESRQPHFITFSCYGRKPYLSGPRVAELFVRCLEQIRKRYGFRVYGYVVMPEHVHLLVSEPDVHLLSTAIQALKIAVSRRASSAGWRQPQPFWQKRYYDHNVRNAVSFENKLRYLHRNPVTRGLCKDPFDWPWSSFRHYWRAERGVVEIESEWTAVRRSGRDPHLPKAGRCGAPSSWEWFGWEN from the coding sequence ATGCCGTACGGGTTAAAGCGATACCAAGAGTCGCGCCAACCCCATTTCATTACCTTCAGTTGCTATGGGCGCAAGCCATACCTGTCGGGTCCCCGCGTCGCGGAGCTGTTCGTGCGTTGTTTGGAACAGATCCGAAAGAGGTATGGATTCCGCGTGTATGGATACGTGGTCATGCCCGAGCATGTACACCTGCTGGTTTCCGAACCCGACGTGCACCTTTTGAGTACAGCGATCCAGGCACTGAAGATCGCGGTGTCGCGACGAGCGTCGTCGGCGGGATGGCGGCAGCCTCAGCCGTTCTGGCAGAAGCGCTATTACGACCACAACGTGCGCAACGCGGTCAGCTTCGAGAATAAGCTGCGTTATCTTCACCGCAACCCCGTGACACGCGGGTTGTGCAAGGACCCGTTCGACTGGCCCTGGAGCAGCTTTCGCCATTACTGGAGGGCGGAACGCGGCGTGGTGGAGATTGAATCGGAGTGGACGGCGGTGCGGAGGAGTGGTCGAGACCCACATCTGCCAAAAGCGGGCAGATGTGGGGCACCGTCAAGTTGGGAGTGGTTCGGATGGGAGAACTGA